CTTCGCGCGTCTCTCATCCGGGGCATGATCCAGAAAATTACCAGCAGCCTCTTCAATCAGTGGCAGCTTCAGTCGGAACGCCGCGTCAAAGTCCGCAGGCCCATCATGCCCCGGCAACCCCACGATCCGCTCCCCGGCAATCCACCCGTCATGCACCAGCATCTCCAGGCTTATCAGCAGCGGATTCCCCGCAAACGCCGACAGTGCCGAATACGGAGAACTCCCGTATCCCGTCGGACTCAACGGCAACACCTGCCACATCCTCTGCTTCGCCGCCGCCAGAAAATCTACAAATGCGTACGCAGCCGGCCCAAAGTCCCCTATCCCACCGTACGAAGGCAGCGACGTCACATGCAGCAAAACTCCCGACAAACGTTCCTGATTGCTCACGTCCCCACTCATCCAGCCCCCTCTTACAACTCCAACTTATGATGCCAGAAACCGATAAGTCGGCGTCATGCAACAGTCTCCCCATGTGGCAACAGTGATAACGGCACAAAACACGAAGACGCCCGAGGGGCTCACTCGGGCGTCTGTCTCTCTTTGTTTCAGCGTGCAGCTAGTTTCCGGCTGGCAACCCCGGCTCCGCTTGCCTCTTCGAGAGCCGGACCGCGCCGCCCTTCTCGTACTTCTGGGTCAGCTCGCCGATGTACACACGGAAGATCTCCTCGCGCTGATCGTTGAGCAGCTTGTCCTTGGTTGCATTGAAGTTCTTCGCGATGTCGTCGGCAGTAGGCTCTTGCTTGTCGATCACACTGAGCACAACCCCAACCCGGCCTGCGTTGATCGGCCCCGAGATAGCTCCCTTCGGCAGCGAGAAAGCTACCGAACCTGCACCGCTCATCGCGCCAAGATCCGGTACCTGACCATCCTTGCCGACGAGATCGCTCGTCTTGAGTGGAACGTTCATCTCTGCCGCGGCCTTCTTCAGATCGTTCAGCACCTTCGCCCGTTCGTCCAGTTTGTTCAACTGGGCACTCAACAACTGAGGCACCTGCTGTTCGCGATAGTCCTCAAGAATGTGCGATTTGTAATCCGCAAACTCCGGGGCATGCGCGGGCTTCACATCGGTTACCTGGAATACCGCGAAGCCATCGCCTGTAGCAACCGGAGCGGGATCCGCACCCTTAACCACGGAGAACGCCTGCGTCAGCAACGCCGAACCATCAGCCAGCCCAGCGATGACCCCATCTTTGGCAACATAATCAGTCGTCACCGCGTGCAGTCCCTTGGACGCAGCTGCCTTCTCCAAGCCATTTTTCTTCGCATCCGCGGCCAGCGCCGAAGCAAATGTCTGCTCTGCTGCACCTGCCCTCTGCTGCTCGAGCACCGGCACGATCTCCGGCTTTACTTCGTCCAGCGGACGGAGATGCGCCGTCTTCTTTTCCTCCACTTGCAGGATGTGATAGCCGAACTGCGTCTTAATCAGGTCCGAGGTCTGTCCCGGTGCGAGTGTGAATGCAGCCTTATCAAACTCCGGTACCGTCTTACCGCGATCCAGCCATCCCAGTTCGCCGCCCTGCGTCTTGCTACCTGGGTCGTCCGAATTCTTGCTCGCGAGATCCGCGAAGTTTCCGCCGCTCTTGATCTGCTTTAGAATATCTTCGGCCTTCGCCTTTGCAGCGGCATCTGTCTTCGCATCCGAGCCGGCAGGGACGGCGATCAGGATATGGCGAACCTGCACCTGTTCCTTTACCTGGTATTGGTCCTTATGCGCGGTGTAGTAAGCCAACACGTCCGCATCCGAGATCTGCGGCTTACCGCCAGGGAGATTCGAGGTGTCGAACGAAACATACTCAATCTTCCGCGTCTCAGGAACTGCGTTCGCATAACGCGCCGCGTTTGTCTTGAAGAATGCCTGCAACTCCGAGTCCGACGGGTTGATCGTCTTACGCACATCATCCGACGAGATCACAGCGTAGTCGAACTTCACTTTGGTCCCATCGACTTTGTAGGCTTCGCGCACTGCGTTATCCGAGACCGAAACTCCTCCCGTGATCAGCGCCTGGAGGCGGTTCAGCTCCATATCGCTCTTCACCTGCGACTCAAAATCGCCACGAGTGGTCTGGAAGGCGCTCTGTACGAAGTTGATGTAGGCGTCATCGCCAATGTATTGGCCGTTGGGAAAGAGATACTGAGCAAACGGTCCTGTCTGCAGTTCGCGGCGGAGATCTTCGTCGCTCACCTGCAGGTTCATCCTGTCCGCCTCATGCTTCAAAATCGCGCGCTGCACCAGGATCTGCCCCGCTCGCGGCAAGAAGTACGGTAGCAACGCATCAGGAAAATGCTGTTGCTGCAGCTGCCGGCTCGCCAGCTGATTTACTTCGACGGTCTTGATCGGCGTGCTCTCCCCAAAGACACGCCCGAAGACGCCAGGCTGTTTGACAGTCGCGTAGACAGACGCGTCGTTGGTCGTGGCGTTGTCAAAGATGCCGGGCACCAGCGTAATCACCATCGTGATCACGGCAAATCCAATAATGACGGCGAAGATAATCTTCGTGATGCGGTTGTCCTGCTGCAGAATACGAATCATGCTTGACTAAAACCTTCACTTCGCGCGAGAGCCGTTTCCTCCTCGGAAATGGCTGCGTGCCCGGGATTTTGCGTGACCTTGCGGGGAGGTCTGTCGACCAACGCCACGCCGGTTGCAGGGCAAGCGACAAGTATAAATCACTGGCCTTTGGAATTCATCTCCCCGCTCTTCCGTCCCCGGCTGTCCATCCATGGACAATCATTCCGCTGATGGACACCGGTACATCGCGAAAGCGACCCATAACCCTATGAAATCCAAAGAAAACGGCCACCTCGCATGCATCCTCTGTGGCAAGACAATTGCTAAGTTCCTCATAACTATCTCTCTGAGGATCCCGCATGCGCTCCTTCTTTCAAGATCTGAAGATCGCCGTCCGTCACCTGGCGAAGTCACCCGGATTCGCCGCCACCGCTATTCTGATGCTTGCTTTAGCCATCGGTGCGACCACCGCCATCTTCTCTCTCGTCGAAGGAGTCCTCCTGCGGCCGCTTCCCTTTCCCGAGCCCAACCGACTAGTCGTCCTCTCGGACATCCTCAAGGGCCTGGACGTCGGCGGTAACGGCGAGGCCGGCGTCACTGCTCCCGACATTCGCAACTACTCCCGTGACACTCACAGCTTCACCAGCCTCGGCGGCTACCAGTCCACCAGTTACGAGCTCTCCGGCGCAGGCGAACCCGCCAATGTCAACGCAGCACGGATGAGCGGCGGGGTCTTTCCGGCACTCGCTGTTCAGCCACTCCTCGGTCGCTTCTTCACTGGACAGGAGGACGAGCAGCGACAACAGGTCATGGTGCTAAGCTACGCCACCTGGCAGAGCCGGTTTCAGGGCGATCCCAACATCCTCGGGCGCAAGGTCCTGCTCGACCGTAAGCCTTACCTCGTCATAGGCGTTATGCCCCGCAACTTCGAATTCCCCCTCGTTCCCGGCCACCTCAATCGTAGCGAACTGTGGGTTCCCATCAGCTTCGAACCGCAAGAGCTCGGAACTGGCGCAGCATCATGGAATTTTCAGATGGTGGGCCGCCTCAAGCCAGGCGTCACCGCAACTCAGGCCGTCGAGGATGCGAACCGGGTCGCTAAGGAGACCATGCGGAACTATCCCGCCTTCATGGAGGGATTCAGCATCACCCCAATCGTCAGGCCGCTCGACGAAGAGACCGTCGAAGAGGCGCGGCCTCTCATCCGAACCCTCTTTCTCGCTGTCACCGTCGTTCTATTGATTGCCTGCGCGAACCTCGCCGGTCTTCTTCTGGTGCGCTCCATTCGGCGGCGCCGGGAGATTGCCGTCCGTCTCGCACTTGGCGCTTCGTCTTCCACGCTGCTTTGGCAGGCCATTCTCGAAAGTCTTGTTCTCAGCATATCCGGAGGCATCATAGGACTCCTGCTCGCTGCGATTGCACTGCGCATCGGCATTCAGGCGCTACCGGAGACACTGCCACGCATTGATGAGATCGGCCTCGACTGGCCGGTCGTCGCCTTTGCGCTTGGGCTTGCGGTGGTCACCGGCGTTCTTTGCGGCCTTGCCCCAGCCTTCGCAGCCATCCGCACCAGCGTCAACGACACCCTCAAAGAAGGAGGCCGAACCGGCACCTCCGGCGGCGGCCACGCCAGGTTGCGGTCAGCTCTCGTCATCTCCGAGATCGCCATCGCCCTCGTTCTGTTGGCGGCATCTGGGCTGCTGCTCCGCAGCTTCGAGAAGATGCGTCAGGTCGACCTCGGATTTCAGCCCGACCACACCCTCGTCGCCAACTACAGCCTCCCAAGGAAACAATACGGAACCCAGACTGCAGTCGATGAATTCGATCGCGAGCTACTCAGTCGTTTACGGTCTCTCCCCGGAGTCAAGAGTGTCGGCCTTACCACGTTCCTCCCAGCCTCCGGCAACAACTCCAGCAGCGCCTTTGTGGCAGAGGGACACATCCTACCGGCCAACGCCGCAGGTCTCGATCTAGGAACTTCGATCGCGGTGGACGGGGACTACTTCAGCGCGATGGGCATTTCTTTGCTCCACGGTCGTCTGTTCACCTCCGACGACGACGCCACCAGACAGCCGATCGTTATCGTCAACCACATGTTGGCCCAGCAGTCCTGGCCCAATCAAAATCCGATCGGAAAACGTTTCCGCCTCGGGACAGAGACGATGAAGACACCGTGGGCCACGGTAGTAGGCGAAGTCGCGGACGTGAAG
This Tunturibacter gelidoferens DNA region includes the following protein-coding sequences:
- a CDS encoding ABC transporter permease; the encoded protein is MRSFFQDLKIAVRHLAKSPGFAATAILMLALAIGATTAIFSLVEGVLLRPLPFPEPNRLVVLSDILKGLDVGGNGEAGVTAPDIRNYSRDTHSFTSLGGYQSTSYELSGAGEPANVNAARMSGGVFPALAVQPLLGRFFTGQEDEQRQQVMVLSYATWQSRFQGDPNILGRKVLLDRKPYLVIGVMPRNFEFPLVPGHLNRSELWVPISFEPQELGTGAASWNFQMVGRLKPGVTATQAVEDANRVAKETMRNYPAFMEGFSITPIVRPLDEETVEEARPLIRTLFLAVTVVLLIACANLAGLLLVRSIRRRREIAVRLALGASSSTLLWQAILESLVLSISGGIIGLLLAAIALRIGIQALPETLPRIDEIGLDWPVVAFALGLAVVTGVLCGLAPAFAAIRTSVNDTLKEGGRTGTSGGGHARLRSALVISEIAIALVLLAASGLLLRSFEKMRQVDLGFQPDHTLVANYSLPRKQYGTQTAVDEFDRELLSRLRSLPGVKSVGLTTFLPASGNNSSSAFVAEGHILPANAAGLDLGTSIAVDGDYFSAMGISLLHGRLFTSDDDATRQPIVIVNHMLAQQSWPNQNPIGKRFRLGTETMKTPWATVVGEVADVKENSPDLPLKQQYYMPVEQQEEMIGSLASPTDLNGNGGYIVLRTSMAPEQMENLLRSTVHSIDPQLPLTQVQSIEHAISDSEAPRRFNTALISSFAAIAVLLAVLGIYSVIAFSVALRVQEMAIRMALGSQRAGIVRLVVTSGARLALLGCAIGLAGALAASRLLRSFLFGVSAFDPLVLTLATLSLLLLALGASLLPARRAASVDLTQALRSE
- a CDS encoding peptidylprolyl isomerase; the protein is MIRILQQDNRITKIIFAVIIGFAVITMVITLVPGIFDNATTNDASVYATVKQPGVFGRVFGESTPIKTVEVNQLASRQLQQQHFPDALLPYFLPRAGQILVQRAILKHEADRMNLQVSDEDLRRELQTGPFAQYLFPNGQYIGDDAYINFVQSAFQTTRGDFESQVKSDMELNRLQALITGGVSVSDNAVREAYKVDGTKVKFDYAVISSDDVRKTINPSDSELQAFFKTNAARYANAVPETRKIEYVSFDTSNLPGGKPQISDADVLAYYTAHKDQYQVKEQVQVRHILIAVPAGSDAKTDAAAKAKAEDILKQIKSGGNFADLASKNSDDPGSKTQGGELGWLDRGKTVPEFDKAAFTLAPGQTSDLIKTQFGYHILQVEEKKTAHLRPLDEVKPEIVPVLEQQRAGAAEQTFASALAADAKKNGLEKAAASKGLHAVTTDYVAKDGVIAGLADGSALLTQAFSVVKGADPAPVATGDGFAVFQVTDVKPAHAPEFADYKSHILEDYREQQVPQLLSAQLNKLDERAKVLNDLKKAAAEMNVPLKTSDLVGKDGQVPDLGAMSGAGSVAFSLPKGAISGPINAGRVGVVLSVIDKQEPTADDIAKNFNATKDKLLNDQREEIFRVYIGELTQKYEKGGAVRLSKRQAEPGLPAGN